A region from the Triticum urartu cultivar G1812 chromosome 1, Tu2.1, whole genome shotgun sequence genome encodes:
- the LOC125527912 gene encoding uncharacterized protein LOC125527912, whose protein sequence is MARDGASAERRRVALRVLLARVEGSSSSSSPPPRGPGEEARRGKQQWLALRLRDLGCASAAASRAHAPVAASASVRPAPDALEEGEEQEEEEEWRGARQQRRRRRRERRGARGAGTAGGVAGDVWCTCTPGIPFAAEASSVDCVVARHHHTAVPGRRGDGERRHRERTAEQRARRVTMREHISSSFMDSPPRFHMPFHDADLLHSGRHRHAHPYDRTDQEIMMFRTRLLLGRMGMYDQYQDWRLDVDNMNYEELLALEDRIGYVSTGLREDEIVRGLRVGKHLAFDRKHFSTETERSCSICQEEFEASEEIGRLSCGHGYHVHCIKQWLSRKNACPLCKTAVSKP, encoded by the exons ATGGCCCGCGACGGCGCGTCGGCGGAGCGGCGCCGGGTGGCGCTGCGGGTGCTGCTCGCGCGCGTCGAGGggtcctcgtcctcctcctctcccccgcCGCGGGGGCCCGGGGAGGAGGCGCGGCGGGGCAAGCAGCAGTGGCTCGCGCTGCGCCTGCGCGACCTCGGCTGCGCGTCCGCCGCCGCGTCCCGGGCCCACGCGCCCGTCGCCGCCTCGGCCTCCGTGCGCCCGGCCCCGGACGcgttggaggagggggaggagcaagaggaggaggaggagtggcgcGGGGcccggcagcagcggcggcggaggcggagggaGAGGAGGGGCGCGAGGGGCGCTGGCACGGCCGGAGGGGTCGCCGGGGACGTGTGGTGCACCTGCACCCCGGGGATTCCCTTCGCCGCCGAGGCGTCCTCGGTCGACTGCGTCGTCGCGCGCCACCACCACACGGCTGTCCCGGGCCGCCGCGGGGACGGGGAGAGGCGACACAGGGAG AGGACCGCCGAGCAGCGGGCGCGCAGGGTCACCATGCGGGAGCACATATCCTCCTCCTTCATGGACTCGCCGCCGCGCTTCCACATGCCCTTCCACGACGCCGACCTCCTGCATTCAGGCCGCCACCGCCACGCCCACCCCTACGACAGGACCGACCAAGAG ATAATGATGTTTCGAACGAGACTACTGTTGGGAAGAATGGGCATGTATGATCAATATCAGGATTGGCGCCTTGACGTTGATAACATGAATTACGAG GAGCTACTCGCACTCGAGGACAGGATCGGCTATGTAAGCACAGGGCTGCGCGAAGACGAGATCGTTCGCGGCCTTAGGGTGGGCAAACACCTGGCATTCGACCGCAAGCATTTCTCAACAGAGACGGAGCGGAGCTGCAGCATTTGTCAA GAAGAGTTTGAAGCGAGTGAGGAGATAGGGAGGCTGAGCTGCGGCCACGGCTACCATGTGCACTGCATCAAGCAGTGGCTCTCCCGGAAGAACGCCTGCCCACTTTGCAAGACCGCCGTCTCAAAACCATGA